The Primulina huaijiensis isolate GDHJ02 chromosome 6, ASM1229523v2, whole genome shotgun sequence genomic sequence aataaaaatacttttttcaatttttacttttaaaaatataaatttcatattCCAAAATACACTAATTGCCAGTTCCGATCAAAACTCACGCGGCACTGAGGCACGAACTACAGaatagaagaaaaaaatcttcgGGATGCAGCATCGAAGGTGATCATTTAAATACGATACTTCGGAGTTCAGACTCAGTGGCTTTATTCGTCCAATACTAGTAAACCGAATGTACAAATCTTTTCAAGAAAACGAAACACCCCAATTACTCTATGGGTTGTGTGGTTTGATTCATTAGTGTGAATTGAGAAAAGAAAGCGTGATTACTAGCCGTCAAAGATAGCGGCACCAGCCCAATTCGTTGCGCTGCCGGTGCGGGGGATGCTGTGAAGTCTGGTAAAGAGGTCTACTCGAAAAATGACAGCATTGATATGCCCGTGATTATCTACTTGAGGGATACCTACCACCTTATGAAGTGGATGATCAAAACTCATTAGCCCGCTCTTGTTTATGAAGAAGCAGCCTGCAAGATTTCGTAAACTTGGATTTCCATGCACATTTTTTAAAGTCCAAACAAACGGGACCGACCCGGCTAAAAATATAGTATATCAagatttttacattttttaaagtCCAAACAAACGGGACCGACCCGGCTAAAAATATAGTATATCAAGATTTTTACTTCAGTTCATGGAAAACAGTAGAAATCACCAAATTTTACCTGGAGGGAAGGGAGTGTAGCAACTTCCACAGGTAACAGAGATGACATTTGGATCGTCAGTGCATACTAAGGATCCATCCGATGCAGTTCCCCAATGAAATTGCACGCGTCCATCACCATCCTGCAAAAAAGTTGGCCATCATAATTTGAGTAATTATGATAATTTGTTGCTGATctcaacaaatatttgaagACGACACAAACCCTGGCAAGAAAAAGAGTGGAGTCTTTGGTATCAAACAGAATGAAAGCAAAACTTCCAtggagttgtttgacaacttGATCGGCTGGATAGGGAGCACGATCCCGCAATACTTTGTAGGCTTCAACTATAACCATGGCTTCCGTAGCTTGTCTCGCAAGCCCGTAATGTCGTCTCAAATCACGAGTATTGAACAACGCCCCCGAAAACAGGCAGGATATCTCATCTATCACTACAATTGATCTGTAAAAATAACGTAAAAATCAGCGCCAGATGTAGCTGCCAATGTCGAAAAAGTTTCATATATATACCTGGGTTGAACtggattttcattttcatgTGACAAAGCCAAGAAATTTCCATTAGAAAGGTTGTAGAAAGTGGCATCAGATCTCCAAGAACGAAAAGTTTCTGCCATTTCTCGTGGGGAGCAGTTCAAACAGCTGTTTCTTCTTTCAAAAGGAAGACTCAATTCTTTTGGAGGGTTGCCGATTGTACTCTCGAAAACGGCCAACATTTTGAAGCAAAGCAGAGGGGATATGGAGAAACCCGCGATCAAATTTAGCAGTAAAGATGGTTACGATGGACTCTCTGCATGGATGTTTATCCATAATTTTGTTTTGGCAACTGATACAGGCGGCACCTGTTGAGGATACACGTGTATAATTATGAGAGATGTAAgccttttttaaaattttaaaaaaaatcctttaTGGACCATGGTTGAGTAATTGGTTTTCTTGTTTAACAAATCGAAGGCAAGAGAATTAGTCGAGACGAATGTATGATGGTCCATATCTCGACtccataaaatttcaaattccaaaAGATGATAGAAAAAATTAACCAGAGTTTATTTTGCGTTCGATTTTTGTGACTTGAGTCAACTGTCAAGTGACCAAATCAACCGTTGCTCTGTTAAAAGCAGATTTCTtttcatacatatatatataattatgaatCTTAATCCATCTCTGTCCATTTTGAGAAGTTCGAAATGATTCTCTCTCTTTACTTCTTAGTTGGTTTGCGGTTCTTAAATTTCTCTTGTTGAATACAGTTGAGCTTATCAACGCTCTTGTTTTATTACATCTAAGACTTTTAATTTCATCTCCAATTTTTTAGTTGGATcagtcaattttaatttatgccTTGCAAAACTCCATTTGAAATCTGTTGCTTTTCGTTAATTTCTTCTGAAGCAACTTTGATTGAAATATGCAAAAACCAAGAGAACGCATTTTTTAAACAGAAAATTAACATCTGTATatattataagaaataattattatatccAACGTTGCGTGTTCATGGGCGAAAATAAACATAGAAAAACTGCAAAAATTAAATAGCTACAGTTTTGCAGAATTACAAGACAATGCATTCACATATATGTGTGCAAGTACCAAAACTTGAGAAATATTTCACCCATACCATATACATCTTAGAACTGTCAAGAACAAGTGACCTGTCTTTGTTTTACCATTCTTTCCAAATGTTTAGAGACCAATGCAGTTAGATTAGGATCCTCAAAACCAAGTTCGGGGCCCAGTCTGCAGCAAAAATACAGAGACAAAAAGACCCCATTAACCAaccaatcaatcaatcaattaatGTTCCTTCTAGCTATCATCGTTTAGAATGATAACAAGGTTGCATCTTAAGAAATGCTTACTTTGGATCAAGAACTATCTTCTGAACTTCTCTTATGGCTGAACTTGCTGCGTATAATGATATTTTTCCCACCTGAAATGATTATATGGTTCAGATTACttccaacaaaaacaataaagaCAGACAACTGGGTGGCCAACGGGATATGAGGTGAAGAAAAAGAGAATATGCCTGACCTCCAATATCTGAAGTTTTGCTTCATGGTCATTTGGAAGACCTCGAATTTCTTCAGACAATCTTATAGCTTCTGGTAAACTTTCAGGGGAGAGAAAATCGAGGCCCAACTGAACTGAGGACTGGAAATTGCACGAATGAAACAAACATGCTAAGTTTACATTAAGCCTTTCAAAGTTCATATTCCAATAAAGGAAATCTTCAGATCCTTAACTAAATGAAAAAATGTGCTCGACAATCAGATTTATGTAAGTTGCTCCCTGTTGATATACACAAAACCGAATCCCCAAAAACTTTAATACCTAAATTCATGCTAAAGTGCAACTAGGGATCAAAGTGGATCACAGATATCATGTTAGTTAAAGAACCAGGCAGGCCAGAGACAGATATCGAGATAAGGATCCTTGAATAAACTGTTTATATGTTAAAGAAATATTCAAGGCCAAAATGTTCCAGGTCACATAAGTATCAGTGCACATCACATCTTAAGGATAGAATAAGAGGATAGAATAACATGAGAACCATTTGGGACGGGACTAATATGATTGATATCTTTTCAGTCAGAGTAAACATAAATAGCTGGCCACATATGCTAAAAGAGTGTTGAAATCTGCAATTCACCTGAATATGCCTTGCTTGGAAAGGACATCCAGCAGGGATGAAGATAGCTTCACCTATGTGATGTTCAAATGACCAAGGCTCCACTTCTGAGAGAAGAGTAAAACcaattcactaaaaaaaatatttctatagTAGAAAACTAGCAATACACTTTTGACATGGAAAATATTCTCCATTGTGGAGTAAAACTGTAAAAGATGAATTCAAAACAAGAATGTTTGGCACGACTGCAAACACGTAACAAAAAAACAGTTGCCCAAACAACTGTAAAGTCTGCAACAGGCAAACTAgtgtaattaaaaaaacttgGCCACCTACCAAATTCTTCTTTCAGCTGTCTTTTGTGATGCCTATTCAAATATATTACCCCATCATAAAGAGACTGGGATACCTGAAGTAAAAGAGCACATTAGCAACAAAGACAATCATATGACCTTTGTAaacgaaaaattttaagttgctaaaccaagaaaaataaatcACATTATCATTAAAGATATTGTCCGCCCTCCCAAGTTCCTTCCAGTGATTTCTTATATACTCAATCAGCAGGGGTACATCCTTTCGGTGGAACACATCCCATAAAGCTCCAACTTGAGATTTGTCAGAATTGTTTACTCCAGCTCTGTTCTCTGCATAATTGACAGCTGTCTCTTTGTCAAGATAACTTTTGTCGGTTTTGTGGCCATCCCTTGTCACTGTATCATTTGGATGAAGAGTTGTAACAGGACCAACCTCTCCACCAGGTGATGATTTTGAGTGAATTTCAGGGTTAATACATGATTGTTCTTCAGCAGATATTCC encodes the following:
- the LOC140978160 gene encoding stem-specific protein TSJT1-like — encoded protein: MLAVFESTIGNPPKELSLPFERRNSCLNCSPREMAETFRSWRSDATFYNLSNGNFLALSHENENPVQPRSIVVIDEISCLFSGALFNTRDLRRHYGLARQATEAMVIVEAYKVLRDRAPYPADQVVKQLHGSFAFILFDTKDSTLFLARDGDGRVQFHWGTASDGSLVCTDDPNVISVTCGSCYTPFPPGCFFINKSGLMSFDHPLHKVVGIPQVDNHGHINAVIFRVDLFTRLHSIPRTGSATNWAGAAIFDG